Below is a window of Camelina sativa cultivar DH55 chromosome 11, Cs, whole genome shotgun sequence DNA.
TCCATAGTGTCATCTGACCAATGAGAAGAGACCACGACAGACATGTTTCATTCTTCTTGTCACTTGTCAGAAATGGATTAACTAAACATCTTGAGTTGGTAAGTCGTATCATCCTTCCAACCAAACCTTCTGATCGTTCCACCATAGCTTAGCCATATCTATATCAATAATACgactccttttttctttttctttttctatagtgggattttttttttggtttacactTACTTACTCAaattcaaaatccaaacaatttttaaagcttttttttgtaCTAGATATTCTtaaattcccttttttttttcaggaaatGGAAATATGGAATCATATACATATCACAAACTAGTTTGCAtttatattttgacatttttaatttctttattcttgatttcaatgagacaaaaccaaataaccaatagtagtataatattttgaaacgcGTTGTGACATGCAAGAATATTCCAAACGTGTTTGTACGAACACGTTGTCGCAATCTGCAACACAAGTTCTTCACTGCCAGTGTTACCTTATCTTCTCAActctaaaatataatttatttttttccttttctttctaatataaactaaaataaattaacctgaagataattaaaaacttagaagaaGATACAATATTATATGTCGGTGTTTAGtttaaaactcaataatattcaaaagaaacaaaggcaAAGCATACAATTCCTaactaaataaaactatttCTCAGCAATAGGAGAATATGCatatctttttctaattttctgttgtatatatgtatagctGAATTACACATATATGTTCATATTATTCTAGTATATGCATGTGAAGCCAAAACATGCCTTTTCGCTGAAAATTTTATACCATTATTGTTcctacataatatattattgtttgcttgtcaaaaaaatatatatattattgttttttttttctttacgtaCATAAGGGGGAAATCAAGAACCTCCttttaataaacacaaattcATGTAAATATGTTTGTATATCCGGGCAACTTTATGTGCATTAACGCGCTAGCTGATCATGCAAAATGATTAGGTTCATAATCATATTAACTCTTAACTTTTTCCCGTTAATTAACTATAGTCAGTTTTTTGAAGTCTTAATCCTTTTAAAATTACCAGTTTTCATAAGCTTTTTGAGCTGACGAGTGAGGATATGCGTAAAACCATGAACATTGTCGATGCGACTAAAATTAATATCTATGTTCgtatattgttttattggaaTGTCATGAATACATGTTAAACATGCTTTGTACAATAGGTATTGGAAGCTGGATCTTATTGGATGAGTTGTAAACTAGTTTTGAGCTATACATTAAAGTGGCTAAAAATGCATTTAGAAAATAGATCTTCCTTTTTGATCAGATCTAGCTAGCTAGTGAAACCAGTGACTGATACTGAACTGAAATTATTCATATGACGTAGAATTACATTGGaaagtacatatatatgatttaatttcATATTGTCATAGCGGTTAAACTATACTATAGACGCACACACACACTCATTTagatatacaaatttaaaataaataataaataaattttaaactgGAAATAGTTATTTGTTTTAGTACTTAATTAGCATGTTGATGTCACCATTTTGGTTTAACTCcttattgttgacaaaaaaaggtttagagaaataattaaaatcattagATTGCTTCTTATTATTGGGTTTCCAACATAAACCTTTGATATTGTATTTGCATTATTAACAATCCAAAGTGCGGTAATTgattagaattattatattcATCATACAATCTTGGAACTTGGGAAAAATGGATTTGTCTAAACAGATGGGACTCCGATCCATTAATTTTCAACAGAAATggctgtattttttttatatgtaaatagCTGTATAATACAATTGTTagatgtttgacaaaaaaaaaaaaaatatacaattgttAGATTAGTTGTAAAtatgatcaagaacacaaaggtGCCTCGAGAATTAAAAACACACATGGAGTAAGTCAAgttgtaaattttgtaataatatcTTATAACTAGTACACTTTATTATGATCTTCAATCATTGTTGAATAATGCATGAATGGGTCttctatatatgtacatatatatgtatttattatgaAGCTTCACTTTTGCacatatattagaaaatgaATTATCAACCAACATAGCTAATAGCTTCCACTCGGACACTGATTCTCATGcccaaatataaataaaaaatacaaaagaaagaaaaaacaaactcttatatgtataaacaaatttaaagtaaaatacgACAGTCTGTCTATTCTCATTTGcccacaaagaaaaaaacacacgtATATGTATTATCTACACACTGATTGACTCAttgaccaatttttttatttttattgaatggTTAGTTCTATCGATATGAAACTTCGAAAATGAGAAGAATCGCCAAATCTTTTTCCGCAGAGAATAACCTCATTGCATGATTTTTAACTGTTTTGTTTGTGGGTTATGTTGCTTAATTGATGGTAACTACTGTAGTCCTCATGATTAATATATCAAAACAGTGATATATACAAGAAGTAGCTGTGtctacgtacgtacgtacgttcAGTTTGGTACCTAATGTGAGTTCCAGTAAAAATTGTGAtgataaacaaatcaaaatttaagaGCACCAACGTTACAATCTAGCTGTGCCTAGTGGTGTTCAGAGGTGCTTTATGATTAAAACATGTGATATATAGATTGAAATTGTTGCTACGCGTGCAACTTAGTTTTTAATGTTCAAGTTGCTTTTACAGATTTTATTGACAGATAATTTCAAATATCGTGTTATAGAATAACCCCATTATATGATACTTCaataaacatttgtttttgtaatatattctaTACTCAGATAAGaccttttcttcttcagatttaCTGATAGATGACTCGAAATTAATAATCtatctataagaaaaagaaaaaaaaaacataaaccctCATCATCAGGGTCTCTCGTTTCTATTTGGTCGAACAAATGCAAGgagcttaattaactaaatccAAGACTTTATGAGTTAAAGAATAAAACTACTGTGCGAttcttaaatcaaaatattgaaTGCTTCATTGTATAAACTATTTGTATGAATTATTTCATTAACCGTGAgttagaaaatttaatatgacTTTGAATTTCTTGATTTCATGAACAGAATCGTCAATCATCCTAGCTACTCTTGCATCTGTCATGTATCATAATATAACCCAAGTCCATATTGTCTATTTCTAAATGGGCCAACTATAtggacctttttttttgttgggtattAAACGTGTTCGTCATTTAAGAATTAATGAAGAGTCATTCTTGTAAACCGGCATGGTTATCGATAATGTTTTTGGGGATTTCAATTTAAACCGGAACGGTTTATTAGTTCTCTAGGACGGAGCAGGAACACAAACGAAGGTTTAGTTAACCCTTGGCTCTTGAATTCGCCGCGCCTCTTACGAGAGTTCGTCTCCTTCAGAGATTGTCTTCGccaattttcaaattatttttccaggttatcttcttcttctgctcttctTCGTATAAAAAGCATCGCCGGAATTTTTCGATACGGTGGTCGGTATTGAGACACTAGCCTGTTTTTACTTTCGGGTTGAATTTAATGTCTTGCCATGTTCGTCTCCTCTTCAGggtgatttttgttttccatattcGGATTTAAGATCTGACCCTGGGGTTGAAGATTCACTAAAACTTCtgggtttttgggtttgaatATCCTCAGGTCGACTGAATCTggcatttttcgttttttctcttcttatctCTTGTGAATAGATTCTGTAGTTCGTTAATGGCTTTTGCTAAGTACCGTTTTGTGTGTTTAGGGATTACAGAACACACTGCCAATCATATTTTCATGAACAATGGTCTTAGAATGTGCATACTTTTCTGGATTGACTGCTTCTTTTAGTTCACATTGAATGCATAGTATCTATGAATCAGTTGTCAATCAATTAGAGACTTATGGAGCTCTGTTTAGGATGTTTTACCTCTAGCGTTTGGTGGATTTATGTGAGGtatcttaattaataattgtGTGAGTTATTAACTTGTGCTTTAATTTAAGTAATGTTtcccttgtttttgttttgtaactgcAGTTGATTTCTGAGTAAACCAAAGTGATCATGGAGACTGTTTCAGAAATCGGAAACTCAAATGGCTGTTTGAATAATCCTGAATTGAGTGATAAGCATAAGGAGAGATCggggaaaaagaagaggaaatcaAGGAAACATGATAGTGAGTTGAAGAATAATGATTCTCATATCAGTAGCCAGAATGGTAACACAGATGGGGCTGTTTCATCTGAAGCGCAAAAAGAGGGGGAAACAGAGGAATCCACCTGTGAAGGTCAAGTCCAGTTATCCGACAATCGTGTATCTACACTACCTGCAGCTAATCTACATCACGCAGATCCAGTTTTATCTACAGGAGAAGATTCACTACCAGATGCTAATAAGAATGGTTCCagtagaaaaaaatcaaaaaggagagagaggaaaaagaaagaggaggCTTCCTGTGAAGAGAAAATGTCGGATGATGTAGAGAAAATCACAAACGAAGACCAAGAGCAGCCACCCAACACTCTGTCAAATGGTATAGTACAAGAAGGGTCACACAAACAAAGTCAAGATTCATGTGAAAAAGCTGGAGCTGCACAACTTTGTACCGGCCCTAATTTTTCAGCGCAAGAAGATTCACAGCCAGATGCTACTAGTTTGACTTGTTCccagaaaagaaagagagagaaaaagagggaTACAAAGGCACTGAAGGAAAGTGATGTTGATATTCATAGTACCAATGCAGGGGTTGCTGTAAAGTACAATACTATTACTGAAGCTGAAGGATCGAAATCGATGAGTAAAGAGGAAAACTCTGTTGCTAGTGCTGTGATAAATAGTTGTCTGCAATCCAAGGATGATACTGTGGAACAACAAGAGTGCACAGATGTTAAACTCAGTGAAACTGTTGCCCAAACTCAGAGTCCTAAAgccaagaaaaggaagaagagaaagaataaaACAGCGGAGGTCTGTGATCCATTAGGAAATATTTTGCCAACCTCCACGAAAAGCGGGTCAGTAGAGTGTGTGGAAAATAATGATGGGAATAAGGAAACTGATGGGAATACTGAAGTTAAAGAGTATGTTCTTGAACTTAAATGCGATACTACTTCTGAAGCTGAAGGATCAAAACCGATGGATATAGAGGAAAAATCTATTGCTGGTGTTGTGATAAGTAGTTGTCCGAAATCCAAGGATGATACAGTGGAACAACAAGAGTGCACAGATGTCAAACTCAGTGAAACTGTGGCCCAAACTCAGAGTCCTAaagccaagaaaaagaagaagagaaagaccaAAACAGTGGAGGCTTGTGATCCATTAGGAAATACTTTGCCAACCTCCACGAAAAGCGGGTCAGCAGAGTGTGTGGAAAATAATGATGGGAGCAAGGAAACAGATGGAATTACTGAAGTTAAAGAAGACGTTCTTGAAGTTAAACACGATACTATTTCTGAAGCTGAAGAATCAAAATCGATGAGTAAAGAGGAAATATCTGTTGCTAGTGTTATGATAAGTAGTTTTCCAAAATCCAAGGATGACACAGTGGAACAACAAGAATGCACATATGTCAATGAAACTGTGGCTCAGAATCCTAAagtcaagagaaggaagaagagaaagaccgAAGCAGTGGAGGTCTGCGACTCGTTAGGAAATACTTTATCAACCTCCATGAAAAGCGGGCCAGTAGAGTTTGTGGAAAATAATGATGGGAATGGTGGGCGAGAGTTAATTAGTTATCCAGCAAGTCAGAGGGAAAATTCTGTAACTGGGGAGGGAAGTGGTTTACAGAATCTCGGAAAAACTAAAGAGAAGGAAACAGATGAAAAAACTGGAGTTAAAGAGGACGTCCTTGGAGCAGGTGTATGTGATGTAAGGAGCAAAAAAcagaaggggaagaagaagaaaacgtcATCTGCAGATATGGAAGTCTGTGAGCCATCAGGATCTGTAGGATGTTTGTTGGATCATTCAGACGAAAAAGACATGCCAAATTGTGATGGGAATGCCGGACAACAATTGGGGGGAGAGGATATGACAAGTAAAACTGAAAAGTCTGTAATGAGAGAGAAAAGTGGAGTTCAGAAATCTGGAAAACGTAAAGAAATgacaaaagatgaaaatattGAATCTAATCAGGATACAATTGGAGCCGAAGGTGTTAGTGATGTtgcacgcaaaaaaaaaaagaggaagacaaaaaagaaaacaaattgcgAATCAGTAGCCATCATGGATAGCGACTGTTTGTTGTATCAATCAAATAGAGAAGGTGTGGAAAATTGCGATGGGAATGCTGATGGGGAGATTGCCAGTAAGGATTTGGCAAGTAACACTGAAGATTCTGCAACTAAGAAGGAAAGTGTTCAGGATGttgaaaataccaaaaaaaagaaaaaaagtaaaaaggaagaagttgATCAGAATGCCATGGGAGCAGAAAGTGTTAGTGAGGTTGAGGTCACAACAAAGAaacgcaagaagaagaaaaatctgtCGGATCATATAACAGACAATATGGAGGACGACagtaaaaagataaatgatgtAAAGGGAGAAGTTGATCAGAATGCTTTGGGAGCAGAAGGTGTTAGCAAGGTTGAGgtcaaaacaaagaagagcaAGAATAAGAAAAATGCTTTAGATCATAAAACTGATGATATGGAGGAGAAGGATGCTGTTTCCGTGCCTAGGAAAGATGAAGAACCAGAATTTGATGGGGAAAAGCTTGAAATGTCTTTGTCAAGTTCTGttgtaatacaaaataatatggTTCAAGGAGTTGCTTCATCAGAAACTGGAAGTGTACCTAAATGTTCATGTGATGGTCGTACTAAAAAGTTGCTTGTATTTGATTTGAATGGCATACTGGCGGATATCGTTCAGGGCTTTACAGGTCAATTTATTCCAGATGGTAAAGTATCATACAGATCAGGTAAGAAAGAATTCATTTCAATGTGGTCATTCGTAAGTTGTTACATGCTTCTTTGACTGCAGAGTAATTCCTTTGTCCATTTTTCTATAGTCTTCAGGAGGCCTTTTGTTTCCAGTTTTCTCGACTTTTGCTTTGAGAGATTTAATGTTGCGATATGGTCCTCCAGGCGCATGTAAGCTTCTTGAACtgattaaaaactcaaatgcATTGCTTTTTGCCTTTCTTAGTTAGGTGTCTAATACATATACGAAGTTCAATTCCTCAGTTAACTccatctctcctttttctcttacTAGTGGGTTGGATTATATGGTCAGCATTGTAATGAGAAACTATGCGAGGAATctgttgttctgttttgtaaGTGATCTCTACAACCTCTGTGAGCTATTTTCTAGATTTTGAGAGTAGATGATGAGAAGTGCAGTTTCCATATGACAGAACTAGATTATGAGAAATGCAGTTGACATTGAGATTGTAGCAACACAGTATACAATCTTTATGAGCTATGTAACCTGCATTTCTATGACTATGAGATATGTAGTTTAACATACGAGCAGAGCTCACTCTAATTTTTGGTCCAAAATCCAGCTAATGAACTCACCAATCCTAATCTTTATATGTACACAGGATCAGAATAAATGCACTACAACGAAGTTTAAAACGCAGGAGAAGAACGATAAGCCTCTGTTCCTCAAGGATCTACGAACAGTATGGGAACGTGTTGGGACATGCATCAGTTGTGGAAATCGAAAGTATGATGAGACAAACACATTGCTAGTTGACGATTCACCCGACAAGGCCTTGTGTAATCCTGTAAGTATTCGAGCACCTGCGAATATATTATGCATTCAATGACACTTTTAACCTCAACATTGGTTGGTAttgctcttcctctctttcaGCCATACACTGGAATCTTCCCTTCCCCGTACCAGTACACAGAGCATCAAGATTCTGCATTGGGTTAGTCTTTACTCTTTACATTATTAAATTACTCAACAGCAACCAGAAAGAGTTAACCGAGAAACATGTTGGTTCTCAACGATCTCTTTGAGTCAAATGCTAAGTACAATGTCACACTGATGTTTAATTTCTTGTGACAGGACCTGAGGGTGAGCTAAGGAAGTATCTTGAAAGATTAGCGGATGCGGAGAACGTTCAGAAGTTTGTGGCAGAGAATCCATTTGGTCAGACTGCCATAACTGAGACGCACGAGTCATGGGAGTTTTACTCTAAGGTCGTCGAGGCACACAAGTAATTCCTCCGCCGAGGACTTTGACTTATGTAATTGCCGCTCACAACAACTAAGTGTTCATGCACAGACAGATTAAGTTACTTCCGGTGGAGAAACTCTACTCCCTGAAACTTCAATTTAGCTCACTTCACATTTTTGTTGATCTTTGTATTTCTTGTGTTTCAAAGACCAGCCTCAGTATACATTATCTGTTTATGATAATAATCTAGATTCAAACTGGTAAGTTGTCTTCAAATAAGTTGATTGTTATTCGtatatacagtttttttttttatgtgtttactagtttaaaataacataattcAACACATTAAAAAGgtgtaaaagagaaaataatcgTCTCAACTTGGAATCTTCAAAgacattaaaaaaatggaagcAAAAGCagagattaaaattaaaaaaatcatataacttGGCACTAATTAAACGGAGAATAAAAATAACTTGCAGGAGAAGGTGAGAATCATACAGGAACCAAGTCTTTGATTGATCGATCACAaagaacttttctttttttcttcttcgttttttcttcttctttttacttcaAAACTGTACAAAGATTCGATAAAGGAggagtaaaagaagaagaagaagacccattCAACCCGTAtctatctttcttctctctctctaacctcTGTTGAGATGGCGGAGGGCGAAGAGAAGAACGGAATTATTGATTCGATGCCTTTGTTCGCAAAGGAGCTTATTGCCGGCGGCGTCACCGGCGGTATAGCTAAAACCGCCGTTGCTCCACTCGAGCGAATTAAGATTCTTTTCCAGGTACACTAAtcatttgggtttttttttttttttcttttcgattttATCCAGCTCTGTACTGTTTCTTCAAGATAtgacaaagctaagattgaTTCGTAACCTGATTCAGTCAGGTTTACTTGAGTCATGAAACTAAACATCAAAATTAGAGAGCTTTTAGTGTTGCATTCTCAATTGGAATCTTGATCTCTGGATTTAAAAGAAGCTTGTCAAAGTATTGATCTTTTTGTCAGACAAGAAGAGACGAGTTTAAAAGGATAGGACTTGTAGGATCAATCAACAAGATTGGCAAAACTGAAGGTTTGATGGGTTTCTACCGGTACGTTCTCTTGAGTTTTTTATATGCCTTTGAGGCTTGAGCTCTCCATTCAATTTCAGTCAAAGAGATTGTTTAAcctcttttttggttttttttgtatagagGGAATGGTGCAAGTGTTGCTCGGATAGTTCCCTATGCAGCTCTTCATTACATGGCTTATGAGGAATACAGGAGATGGATCATTATTGGTTTCCCTGATACTACTCGAGGTCCATTGCTTGATCTTGTTGCGGGATCATTCGCTGGTGGTACTGCGGTTCTTTTCACTTATCCTCTTGACCTGGTCCGGACAAAGCTGGCTTATCAGGTAAtctattttgtgtgttttatgtcTTTTCCTGAGCTAGAACCTAAGTAGGCTCATAGAGGTTTCAGCAGTGCAGGTTGTTGGTTCAGCAAAGACGCAAGTAAAAACCGTTGTTCCTCTGGAACAAATTGTGTACAGAGGTATTGTAGATTGTTTCTCGAGGACATACAGAGAATCTGGATTCCGTGGCCTATATCGTGGTGTAGGTACATAACAACCATTACTTTGGATTTGCTATATCTCATTCACTAAGACttgaaaaaagatttgatttttctttgccTCTTTGGTTGCTTGTGGTCAGCTCCTTCTCTGTATGGGATATTCCCTTATGCTGGTTTGAAGTTCTACTTCTACGAAGAGATGAAACGCCATGTCCCTGCGGAACATAAGAAAGACATTTCCCTGAAACTTGTATGTGGGTCTGTCGCTGGATTGCTTGGTCAGACCTTGACGTACCCTCTTGATGTTGTCAGGAGACAAATGCAGGTTTGATCTGGTTCTCTGCTTCTTTCCCAACACATCCTTTAGTAGTATTAAACCCGAAACTCCCTGTCCCAGGTTGAGAGACTATCAGCAGCCGTTAtggaagaaacaagaagaagaggaacaatgCAAACCCTTTTCAAGATTGCTAGAGAAGAAGGTTGGAAGCAACTCTTCTCCGGGCTTAGCATCAATTACCTTAAGGTTTGAGATTCGTTTCATAGATTTGTCTGTTGTTTTCGCATAATAGTCGACGATTGAGTTGCAGACTTTTTTATCGTCTGGATTTGTCTAGGTTGTACCGTCCGTGGCAATAGGATTCACAGTATATGATGTTATGAAGCTGCACTTAAGAGTCCCACCGCGAGAAGAAATGGAGGCAGAAACAGTGACAACACGGAAAAGGAACGTTTTCACCTGATTCCAAGATCACCCATATGGTCTGATCTGATTCTTTGTGGTGTTTAAAACCACATACAGTGTTACTGTAAGAGATTCTACATTCCATTTTTTCGCCGTAGAGAAAACTGAAGCTAGCATTCatccaaataaaacaatgtCAGTAATTCCAATCGAAAACTCTAGGTCTTCTTCTATGTATATTGTTGACTACTTACTTTCCAAATGTATCTTAACCTTATGAAATAGTGAGAAACAGAGGTTGTTCATTCTCAGGATTTCGAAATAATTATATCAGTTGCTCCTTAATAATGTATCTGTTCAGTGACCTCTTGAACAAATATTTCTTCAAGCTTTATTGTTAACTTCTAGCAAGAGACGTCTGAAGTGAGACGATCAGACGAAGAAGACGGAAACAagtaatatatgatataatattataatgtatCTGTTCAATCTTACAGGTTGAATCAATGCATGCTTACTCTTCCTTATCATATTTACTATTTCTGTTCAGTATTCTTAAGTAACGGACCCCCTCAGATAGCAAT
It encodes the following:
- the LOC104722338 gene encoding mitochondrial substrate carrier family protein P-like, coding for MAEGEEKNGIIDSMPLFAKELIAGGVTGGIAKTAVAPLERIKILFQTRRDEFKRIGLVGSINKIGKTEGLMGFYRGNGASVARIVPYAALHYMAYEEYRRWIIIGFPDTTRGPLLDLVAGSFAGGTAVLFTYPLDLVRTKLAYQVVGSAKTQVKTVVPLEQIVYRGIVDCFSRTYRESGFRGLYRGVAPSLYGIFPYAGLKFYFYEEMKRHVPAEHKKDISLKLVCGSVAGLLGQTLTYPLDVVRRQMQVERLSAAVMEETRRRGTMQTLFKIAREEGWKQLFSGLSINYLKVVPSVAIGFTVYDVMKLHLRVPPREEMEAETVTTRKRNVFT
- the LOC104722337 gene encoding uncharacterized protein LOC104722337, with product METVSEIGNSNGCLNNPELSDKHKERSGKKKRKSRKHDSELKNNDSHISSQNGNTDGAVSSEAQKEGETEESTCEGQVQLSDNRVSTLPAANLHHADPVLSTGEDSLPDANKNGSSRKKSKRRERKKKEEASCEEKMSDDVEKITNEDQEQPPNTLSNGIVQEGSHKQSQDSCEKAGAAQLCTGPNFSAQEDSQPDATSLTCSQKRKREKKRDTKALKESDVDIHSTNAGVAVKYNTITEAEGSKSMSKEENSVASAVINSCLQSKDDTVEQQECTDVKLSETVAQTQSPKAKKRKKRKNKTAEVCDPLGNILPTSTKSGSVECVENNDGNKETDGNTEVKEYVLELKCDTTSEAEGSKPMDIEEKSIAGVVISSCPKSKDDTVEQQECTDVKLSETVAQTQSPKAKKKKKRKTKTVEACDPLGNTLPTSTKSGSAECVENNDGSKETDGITEVKEDVLEVKHDTISEAEESKSMSKEEISVASVMISSFPKSKDDTVEQQECTYVNETVAQNPKVKRRKKRKTEAVEVCDSLGNTLSTSMKSGPVEFVENNDGNGGRELISYPASQRENSVTGEGSGLQNLGKTKEKETDEKTGVKEDVLGAGVCDVRSKKQKGKKKKTSSADMEVCEPSGSVGCLLDHSDEKDMPNCDGNAGQQLGGEDMTSKTEKSVMREKSGVQKSGKRKEMTKDENIESNQDTIGAEGVSDVARKKKKRKTKKKTNCESVAIMDSDCLLYQSNREGVENCDGNADGEIASKDLASNTEDSATKKESVQDVENTKKKKKSKKEEVDQNAMGAESVSEVEVTTKKRKKKKNLSDHITDNMEDDSKKINDVKGEVDQNALGAEGVSKVEVKTKKSKNKKNALDHKTDDMEEKDAVSVPRKDEEPEFDGEKLEMSLSSSVVIQNNMVQGVASSETGSVPKCSCDGRTKKLLVFDLNGILADIVQGFTGQFIPDGKVSYRSVFRRPFVSSFLDFCFERFNVAIWSSRRIGLDYMVSIVMRNYARNLLFCFDQNKCTTTKFKTQEKNDKPLFLKDLRTVWERVGTCISCGNRKYDETNTLLVDDSPDKALCNPPYTGIFPSPYQYTEHQDSALGPEGELRKYLERLADAENVQKFVAENPFGQTAITETHESWEFYSKVVEAHK